The window AGATCATCGTCCGGTTCGTCGGGGGCGACCCGGCCACCCACCTCGCGCTGTTCCCGCGCAACACCACCGAGGCGATCAACCTGCTGGCCTACCGGCTGCGGTTGACCAAGGGCGACGTCGTCGTCACGACCGAGGTCGAGCACCACGCGAACCTGCTGCCCTGGGCTCGCCACGCGCGGTTGCGCACCGTGCAGGTCGACGAGCGCGGCACTTTCGACGTGGCCGCGATCGAGGCGGCCCTCGACGAGTACCCGAAGCCGCGCGTCCTGGCCGTTTCCGGTGGGTCCAACGTCACCGGCTGGTTGCCCGATCTGCGCGCCATAGGTGCCGCGTGCCGGCAGCGCGGCGTTCTCCTCGTGGTGGACGGCGCGCAGCTGGTGCCGCACCGCCCCGTGGACATCACCGCGCTGGGCGTCGACGTCATCGCCTTCTCTGGACACAAGATGTACGCGCCCTTCGGCTCGGGTGCGCTCGTGGCACCGAAGGCGCTGCTGGCCGACGGTGAGCCCTTCCTCGTCGGTGGCGGGGCGGTGCAGGCGGTGTCGTTCGACGACGTCGTCTGGGCCGACGGCCCCGACCGCGACGACGCCGGCTCGCCGAACGTGCTGGGGGTCGTCGCCCTGACCGCTTCCGCCGACGAGCTCCGCAGCGACGGCTGGTCCTCGGTGCTCGCGCACGAGGAGCGCCTCGTCCGCGGGCTCGACTCAGAATTGGCCTCCGTGCCCGGGCTGCACCGGCTCGGCCCGGTGACCGGCGACCGGCTTCCGGTCGCCGCGTTCAACCTCGACGGTGTGCCCCACGGTCTGCTGGCCGCGCGGTTGGCCAACGAGTTCGCCATCGGCACCCGGAGCGGGTGCTTCTGCGCCCACCCGTACATGGGCCGGCTGCTCGGACTCTCGCAGGCCGACGTCGACCGGTTCCACGCCGACGTCCGCGCGGGCAACCGGCACCGGCTTCCCGGCGCCGTGCGGGTCAGCGCGAACCGGCAGACCTACATCACCGACATCCCGCTGCTCGGCCAGGCGCTGCGCGAGATCGCGGCCACGCCCGAGGGTGCCGAGCAGTACGTTCTCGACCACCGCGGCGACTTCGTGCCGCGGAGCCGGACGCTGGTCGGGGCGCAGGCTCGCTGACCCGGCGGCCCCTTCTACCGAGCGGCAGCCGGCGCGAGGCCGGAGAGCAGCTGTGACGTCGCGGCGGTGAAGCGTGCGACGTCGCCGTCCAGGCGGGCGATGAGCATGCCGCCCTCCAGCGCGCCGAGCACCATCGACGCGGCGTCCTCGGCCGTGCCCGGGCAGCGCAGGCTGCCGTCGGCGCAGCCCTCCTCGAGGACCGTGCGCAGCCACGTCGTGTTGGACGAGAAGAACGCACAGACCGCCTGTTGCAGCGGGTCGGGAAGGGTGCGGTGCTCGGCGGCGAGCATCCCGCACAGGCACATCCGGTCGGCGCTGAGGACGTCGGTGTAGAGCGCGACGTACCCGCGCAGCTTGGCCGCTGCGTCGGGAGCGGT is drawn from Actinomycetes bacterium and contains these coding sequences:
- a CDS encoding aminotransferase class V-fold PLP-dependent enzyme, yielding MEMSLSFTAGSYVGDDLWVSVLDGKPRQYVDLDTAATSSASVAVTRAVQEFLPWYASVHRGAGIKSQLTSARYEEAREIIVRFVGGDPATHLALFPRNTTEAINLLAYRLRLTKGDVVVTTEVEHHANLLPWARHARLRTVQVDERGTFDVAAIEAALDEYPKPRVLAVSGGSNVTGWLPDLRAIGAACRQRGVLLVVDGAQLVPHRPVDITALGVDVIAFSGHKMYAPFGSGALVAPKALLADGEPFLVGGGAVQAVSFDDVVWADGPDRDDAGSPNVLGVVALTASADELRSDGWSSVLAHEERLVRGLDSELASVPGLHRLGPVTGDRLPVAAFNLDGVPHGLLAARLANEFAIGTRSGCFCAHPYMGRLLGLSQADVDRFHADVRAGNRHRLPGAVRVSANRQTYITDIPLLGQALREIAATPEGAEQYVLDHRGDFVPRSRTLVGAQAR
- a CDS encoding TetR/AcrR family transcriptional regulator; this translates as MAERMLQVRGYNGFSYGDVAAELGITRAALHYHFKGKAELGQALIERYAERFGAALAHLDATAPDAAAKLRGYVALYTDVLSADRMCLCGMLAAEHRTLPDPLQQAVCAFFSSNTTWLRTVLEEGCADGSLRCPGTAEDAASMVLGALEGGMLIARLDGDVARFTAATSQLLSGLAPAAAR